One genomic region from Cellulomonas hominis encodes:
- a CDS encoding carbon-nitrogen hydrolase family protein: MSSVPPPVRPAVRVTVGQLRVSDDHDANREVVRRAFDTAGRARADVLVLPEYASGFDPRGTGPEHAEPLDGPFVTLLREQAAARGVAVVAGTTLPGGRDDRAVNAVVAVAADGALAGVYRKVHLYDAFGHRESDRLEPGPADAAPLTLDVAGLRLGVLTCYDLRFPESARRAVDAGADVLVVPAAWAAGPLKEHHWRTLATARAIENTAVVVAVGQAGPGVTGHSLVVGPDGVVGLELGAEPELRTVDLDPAALASVRESNPSLAHRRYRVVPAV, from the coding sequence GTGAGCAGCGTCCCGCCCCCGGTGCGCCCCGCGGTGCGCGTCACCGTCGGCCAGCTCCGGGTCAGCGACGACCACGACGCCAACCGCGAGGTGGTCCGCCGGGCGTTCGACACCGCCGGCCGCGCCCGCGCGGACGTCCTCGTGCTGCCCGAGTACGCCTCCGGCTTCGACCCGCGCGGGACCGGGCCCGAGCACGCCGAGCCGCTGGACGGTCCGTTCGTCACCCTGCTGCGCGAGCAGGCCGCCGCCCGCGGCGTCGCGGTGGTGGCCGGCACGACGCTCCCCGGCGGCCGCGACGACCGGGCCGTGAACGCCGTGGTGGCCGTCGCCGCGGACGGCGCGCTCGCCGGCGTGTACCGCAAGGTCCACCTGTACGACGCGTTCGGGCACCGCGAGTCCGACCGGCTGGAGCCCGGCCCCGCCGACGCCGCGCCGCTGACCCTCGACGTGGCGGGCCTCCGGCTCGGCGTGCTCACCTGCTACGACCTGCGGTTCCCGGAGTCGGCGCGCCGCGCGGTCGACGCCGGCGCCGACGTGCTCGTCGTGCCGGCCGCGTGGGCGGCCGGGCCGCTCAAGGAGCACCACTGGCGCACGCTCGCAACGGCGCGGGCGATCGAGAACACCGCGGTCGTCGTGGCGGTCGGCCAGGCCGGGCCGGGCGTCACCGGGCACTCGCTGGTCGTCGGGCCGGACGGCGTCGTCGGGCTGGAGCTCGGGGCCGAGCCGGAGCTCCGCACGGTGGACCTGGACCCGGCGGCGCTCGCGAGCGTGCGGGAGTCCAACCCGTCCCTGGCGCACCGGCGGTACCGGGTGGTGCCGGCCGTCTAG
- the greA gene encoding transcription elongation factor GreA, with protein MTDTTQAATWLTQEAYDRLKAELEHLEGPGRAEVTERIAAARDEGDLKENGGYHAAREEQAKQEARIRELKEKLRNVQIGTPPDDGVVEPGMVVTAVVAGDEMTFLLGSREIAGSADIEVFSPTSPLGSSINGRKVGDTVAYTAPNGREIPVEIKAAKPFEG; from the coding sequence GTGACCGACACGACGCAGGCCGCCACCTGGCTGACCCAGGAGGCGTACGACCGCCTGAAGGCGGAGCTCGAGCACCTCGAGGGCCCGGGGCGCGCCGAGGTCACCGAGCGGATCGCCGCCGCGCGCGACGAGGGCGACCTCAAGGAGAACGGCGGCTACCACGCCGCCCGCGAGGAGCAGGCCAAGCAGGAGGCCCGCATCCGCGAGCTCAAGGAGAAGCTGCGCAACGTGCAGATCGGCACCCCGCCGGACGACGGCGTCGTGGAGCCGGGCATGGTCGTGACCGCGGTCGTCGCGGGCGACGAGATGACGTTCCTGCTGGGCTCGCGCGAGATCGCCGGGTCCGCCGACATCGAGGTCTTCTCCCCGACGTCGCCCCTCGGCTCCTCGATCAACGGCCGGAAGGTCGGCGACACCGTCGCCTACACCGCGCCGAACGGCCGCGAGATCCCCGTCGAGATCAAGGCCGCGAAGCCGTTCGAGGGCTGA
- a CDS encoding AI-2E family transporter, translating into MTTPGRPERGWRARSRGGRPAGTPPAPPAPVLHEGDLTTGATPRGWSAEQSVSPSVRAAAAWSWRFLLIAAASAVALWIIGYFKVIVVSVAVALLLSVLLAPVARWLRRVLRFRRGAAAITSVLLLLAAVAGLVVLAGRSIVNGFGDLSDQASQGVDEALAWLSDGPLNVSTDQLDQLIGQARDQLSENVDTVLSGALSVTTTVGHVAAGALIALFCTFFFLLDGRTVWAWGVGLLPLSVRERVHQAGRRGIVTLSGYTRTQILVAFVDATGIGLGAAILGVPLAVPLATLVFVGSFIPIVGAIATGAVAVLVALVAKGWVVALIMLGVVLLVQQVEGHVLQPFLMGHAVSLHPVAVLLVVAAGSLAAGIVGALFAVPIAAVLNTVVLYLHGHDKFPQLGTDDHLELRPPGMFSRRGAGGADTAARG; encoded by the coding sequence ATGACGACCCCGGGCCGGCCCGAGCGGGGCTGGCGCGCGCGGTCCCGCGGGGGACGTCCGGCGGGGACGCCGCCGGCACCGCCGGCCCCCGTCCTGCACGAGGGCGACCTCACCACGGGGGCGACCCCGCGCGGCTGGTCCGCGGAGCAGTCGGTGTCGCCCTCGGTGCGGGCCGCGGCGGCGTGGTCCTGGCGGTTCCTGCTGATCGCGGCGGCGTCCGCGGTGGCGCTGTGGATCATCGGGTACTTCAAGGTGATCGTCGTGTCGGTGGCGGTCGCGCTGCTGCTGTCCGTGCTGCTGGCGCCGGTGGCGCGGTGGCTGCGCCGGGTGCTGCGGTTCCGGCGCGGGGCGGCGGCGATCACGTCGGTGCTGCTGCTGCTCGCGGCGGTGGCGGGGCTGGTGGTGCTGGCGGGCCGGTCGATCGTCAACGGGTTCGGGGACCTGTCCGACCAGGCGTCGCAGGGCGTGGACGAGGCGCTCGCGTGGCTCTCGGACGGCCCGCTGAACGTGAGCACCGACCAGCTGGACCAGCTCATCGGGCAGGCGCGGGACCAGCTGAGCGAGAACGTGGACACCGTGCTGTCCGGCGCGCTGTCCGTGACGACGACGGTCGGGCACGTGGCGGCGGGCGCGCTGATCGCCCTGTTCTGCACGTTCTTCTTCCTGCTGGACGGCCGGACGGTCTGGGCGTGGGGCGTCGGCCTGCTGCCGCTGTCGGTCCGCGAGCGGGTGCACCAGGCCGGCCGGCGCGGCATCGTCACGCTGTCCGGGTACACGCGCACGCAGATCCTCGTGGCGTTCGTCGACGCGACGGGCATCGGCCTGGGCGCGGCGATCCTCGGGGTGCCGCTCGCGGTGCCGCTGGCGACGCTGGTGTTCGTCGGCTCGTTCATCCCGATCGTCGGTGCCATCGCCACCGGCGCGGTCGCCGTGCTGGTCGCGCTGGTCGCCAAGGGCTGGGTCGTCGCGCTGATCATGCTGGGCGTCGTGCTGCTGGTGCAGCAGGTCGAGGGCCACGTCCTGCAGCCGTTCCTCATGGGCCACGCGGTGTCGCTGCACCCGGTCGCGGTGCTGCTGGTCGTGGCGGCCGGGTCACTGGCGGCGGGCATCGTCGGGGCGCTGTTCGCGGTGCCGATCGCCGCGGTGCTCAACACGGTGGTGCTGTACCTGCACGGCCACGACAAGTTCCCGCAGCTCGGCACGGACGACCACCTGGAGCTCCGGCCGCCCGGCATGTTCTCCCGGCGGGGGGCGGGCGGCGCGGACACCGCCGCGCGTGGGTGA
- a CDS encoding DUF4307 domain-containing protein: MTADPTAGAPPAGRYGRTPTPGRRRAALAALAVLVVAGLALVLWIGLGQAGKPVTWTEVGFRVDGPTSTDITFDVTKDPGATAVCRVQAMSDRYAEVGVQSVEVGPAGTRTQRVTTTIPTAQEAVTAVVLSCEPA; the protein is encoded by the coding sequence GTGACCGCAGACCCGACCGCCGGGGCCCCGCCCGCCGGGCGCTACGGCCGCACCCCGACGCCGGGCCGCCGGCGTGCCGCCCTCGCCGCGCTGGCGGTGCTCGTGGTGGCCGGCCTCGCGCTCGTGCTGTGGATCGGGCTGGGGCAGGCCGGCAAGCCGGTGACGTGGACCGAGGTCGGGTTCCGGGTGGACGGCCCGACGTCGACCGACATCACGTTCGACGTCACCAAGGACCCCGGCGCCACCGCCGTCTGCCGGGTGCAGGCGATGTCGGACCGGTACGCCGAGGTCGGCGTGCAGTCCGTCGAGGTCGGGCCCGCGGGCACGCGCACCCAGCGGGTCACCACGACGATCCCCACCGCGCAGGAGGCCGTCACCGCCGTCGTCCTGTCCTGCGAGCCCGCCTGA
- the mca gene encoding mycothiol conjugate amidase Mca: MAVHAHPDDESSKGAATTARYAAEGVDVLVVTCTGGERGDVLNPHHPPVEGGIEEMRAVRRTEMAAAAAALGVRQHWLGFVDSGLPEGDPLPPLPEGCFALQPLEDASRPLVELVREFRPHVITTYDPTGGYPHPDHIMCHRVAFEAFHAAGDPERYRGAGEPWTPLKLYYNHGFSMARIRAAHEALVARGVESPFGEWVESRAAREIPEREVTTLVPVAEYFDARDAALRAHATQIDPEGFFFAMPRDLEVEVWSTEEYELAESRVPTTLPEDDLFAGVREALA, translated from the coding sequence ATGGCCGTGCACGCCCACCCCGACGACGAGTCGAGCAAGGGGGCCGCGACGACCGCCCGGTACGCCGCGGAGGGCGTGGACGTCCTCGTCGTCACCTGCACCGGCGGCGAGCGGGGCGACGTGCTCAACCCGCACCACCCGCCCGTCGAGGGCGGCATCGAGGAGATGCGCGCGGTCCGGCGCACCGAGATGGCCGCGGCGGCCGCCGCCCTGGGGGTGCGGCAGCACTGGCTCGGCTTCGTGGACTCCGGCCTGCCCGAGGGTGACCCGCTGCCGCCGCTGCCGGAGGGGTGCTTCGCCCTGCAGCCGCTCGAGGACGCGTCCCGCCCGCTGGTCGAGCTGGTCCGCGAGTTCCGGCCGCACGTCATCACGACGTACGACCCGACCGGCGGCTACCCGCACCCGGACCACATCATGTGCCACCGCGTCGCCTTCGAGGCGTTCCACGCGGCGGGCGACCCCGAGCGGTACCGAGGCGCGGGCGAGCCGTGGACGCCGCTCAAGCTGTACTACAACCACGGGTTCTCGATGGCCCGGATCCGCGCCGCCCACGAGGCGCTCGTGGCGCGCGGCGTGGAGTCCCCGTTCGGCGAGTGGGTCGAGTCCCGCGCCGCCCGGGAGATCCCGGAGCGCGAGGTGACGACGCTGGTGCCGGTGGCCGAGTACTTCGACGCCCGGGACGCCGCGCTGCGCGCGCACGCCACGCAGATCGACCCCGAGGGCTTCTTCTTCGCGATGCCGCGCGACCTCGAGGTGGAGGTGTGGTCCACCGAGGAGTACGAGCTCGCCGAGTCCCGGGTGCCGACGACGCTGCCCGAGGACGACCTTTTCGCCGGCGTCCGGGAGGCCCTGGCATGA
- a CDS encoding cystathionine gamma-synthase, which yields MPGSGDLGAHTDDGDWSSAGFATRAIHAGQEPDGATGAVVTPIYQVSTYKQDGVGGLRGGYEYSRSGNPTRAALEEALRAAEGGGAGFAFASGLAAEDTLLRAVLRPGDHVVVPDDAYGGTYRLIARVFGPWGVEHTPVHLSDPDAVLAAIRPGETKLVWVETPTNPLLGVSDIAALAAHARAAGAVLVVDNTFATPYLQQPIALGADVVVHSTTKYIGGHSDVVGGALVVADGAQLPVGLEGPTGSTSLADAVAFHQNASGAVAGPFDSWLTLRGLKTLAVRMDRHSANAAAVARFLTEREDVGEVLYPGLDSHPDHEVAARQMSGFGGMVSFRAGSAERAAQVCARTRVFTLAESLGGVESLIELPARMTHGSVVGTDLEVPDDLVRLSVGIEDEADLLADLAQALA from the coding sequence CTGCCCGGTTCCGGCGACCTCGGCGCGCACACCGACGACGGCGACTGGTCGTCCGCCGGCTTCGCGACCCGGGCGATCCACGCGGGCCAGGAGCCCGACGGGGCCACGGGCGCGGTGGTGACCCCGATCTACCAGGTCTCGACGTACAAGCAGGACGGCGTCGGGGGGCTGCGCGGCGGGTACGAGTACTCCCGCTCCGGCAACCCGACCCGCGCGGCGCTGGAGGAGGCCCTGCGGGCCGCGGAGGGCGGTGGCGCGGGGTTCGCGTTCGCGTCGGGGCTCGCGGCGGAGGACACGCTGCTGCGTGCGGTGCTGCGCCCGGGCGACCACGTCGTGGTGCCGGACGACGCGTACGGCGGCACGTACCGGCTGATCGCCCGGGTGTTCGGGCCCTGGGGCGTCGAGCACACGCCGGTGCACCTGTCGGACCCCGACGCGGTGCTCGCCGCGATCCGGCCGGGGGAGACGAAGCTCGTGTGGGTGGAGACCCCGACGAACCCGCTGCTGGGCGTCTCGGACATCGCGGCGCTCGCCGCGCACGCGCGGGCCGCCGGGGCGGTGCTCGTCGTGGACAACACGTTCGCGACGCCGTACCTGCAGCAGCCGATCGCGCTGGGCGCGGACGTCGTGGTGCACTCGACGACGAAGTACATCGGCGGGCACTCGGACGTCGTGGGCGGTGCCCTGGTCGTCGCGGACGGCGCGCAGCTCCCGGTGGGGCTCGAGGGGCCGACGGGCTCCACCTCGCTGGCGGACGCGGTGGCGTTCCACCAGAACGCCTCGGGCGCGGTCGCGGGTCCGTTCGACTCCTGGCTGACCCTGCGCGGGCTGAAGACGCTCGCGGTGCGCATGGACCGGCACTCCGCGAACGCCGCGGCGGTGGCCCGGTTCCTCACGGAGCGCGAGGACGTCGGCGAGGTCCTGTACCCGGGACTGGACTCGCACCCGGACCACGAGGTGGCGGCCCGGCAGATGTCCGGGTTCGGCGGCATGGTGTCGTTCCGCGCGGGCAGCGCCGAGCGTGCCGCGCAGGTGTGCGCCCGCACCCGGGTGTTCACGCTGGCGGAGTCCCTGGGCGGCGTGGAGTCGCTCATCGAGCTGCCGGCGCGGATGACGCACGGCTCGGTGGTCGGCACGGACCTGGAGGTCCCCGACGACCTGGTGCGGCTGTCCGTCGGCATCGAGGACGAGGCCGACCTGCTGGCCGACCTGGCGCAGGCGCTGGCATGA
- the ilvA gene encoding threonine ammonia-lyase, protein MTFLDDARAAARLLTGVATRTPVETSRALSQIAGTPVLLKCENLQRAGSFKIRGAYVRMARLSPQEQALGVVAASAGNHAQGVALAAQLLGLDAVVYMPVDAALPKVAATKEYGAEVRLHGHSVDEALVEARAEAERTGRVLIHPFDHADIVAGQGTLALEILEQVPDVRTIVVPLGGGGLAAGIQAVVAEVAPHVRVVGVQAARAAAYPASLVAGEPVTAGELHTMADGIAVGTPGRVPFDVLHRHACEVRTVSEEDLSRALLLVAERAKLLVEPSGAAGVAAVMAAGAGDLEGPVVVLLSGGNIDPLVLLRVVRHGLAVSGRYLQLRVRVTDTPGALADLLRELAAAGGNVMHVSHVRTGVDLEIDEVEIEVQVETKGPEHCVRVLQRLRDAGFRLAEH, encoded by the coding sequence GTGACCTTCCTCGACGACGCCCGGGCTGCCGCGCGCCTGCTGACCGGTGTGGCGACCCGCACCCCCGTGGAGACCTCGCGGGCCCTGTCCCAGATCGCCGGCACGCCGGTGCTGCTCAAGTGCGAGAACCTGCAGCGCGCGGGCTCGTTCAAGATCCGCGGGGCGTACGTGCGGATGGCCCGGCTCTCGCCGCAGGAGCAGGCGCTCGGCGTCGTGGCGGCCAGCGCCGGGAACCACGCGCAGGGCGTCGCGCTGGCGGCTCAGCTGCTCGGCCTGGACGCCGTCGTGTACATGCCGGTCGACGCCGCGCTGCCGAAGGTCGCCGCCACCAAGGAGTACGGCGCGGAGGTGCGCCTGCACGGGCACAGCGTCGACGAGGCGCTGGTCGAGGCGCGCGCCGAGGCGGAGCGCACCGGGCGGGTGCTGATCCACCCGTTCGACCACGCGGACATCGTCGCGGGGCAGGGCACGCTGGCCCTGGAGATCCTCGAGCAGGTGCCGGACGTCCGGACGATCGTCGTGCCGCTCGGCGGCGGCGGCCTGGCGGCGGGCATCCAGGCGGTCGTCGCCGAGGTGGCGCCGCACGTCCGCGTGGTCGGGGTGCAGGCCGCCCGGGCGGCGGCGTACCCGGCGTCGCTGGTCGCGGGGGAGCCGGTGACCGCCGGCGAGCTGCACACGATGGCGGACGGCATCGCGGTGGGCACCCCGGGCCGGGTGCCGTTCGACGTGCTGCACCGGCACGCCTGCGAGGTGCGCACGGTCTCGGAGGAGGACCTGTCCCGGGCGCTGCTGCTCGTCGCCGAGCGGGCCAAGCTCCTGGTCGAGCCGTCGGGCGCCGCGGGCGTCGCCGCCGTCATGGCCGCCGGCGCGGGCGACCTGGAGGGCCCGGTCGTCGTGCTGCTGTCCGGGGGGAACATCGACCCGCTGGTGCTGCTGCGCGTCGTCCGGCACGGCCTCGCGGTGTCCGGCCGCTACCTGCAGCTGCGGGTGCGGGTCACGGACACGCCCGGGGCGCTGGCCGACCTGCTGCGGGAGCTCGCGGCGGCGGGCGGCAACGTCATGCACGTGTCGCACGTGCGCACCGGGGTGGACCTGGAGATCGACGAGGTCGAGATCGAGGTCCAGGTGGAGACCAAGGGCCCCGAGCACTGCGTCCGGGTGCTGCAGCGCCTGCGCGACGCCGGCTTCCGGCTCGCCGAGCACTGA